A window of Streptomyces sp. SAI-127 contains these coding sequences:
- a CDS encoding amidohydrolase family protein → MASGLIDVHAHLLPDFYVQQATAAGHAHPDGMGGWPSWSVKAHLDLMDRNGIETAMLSMSSPGVHFGDDKAARLLARRVNEYTAELTRDHPGRFGNFVSLPPPDVDASLEEIAFAYDELDADGVALLTHTHGVYLGDQRLEPVFAELDRRRAVVFLHPTSPVCWEQSALGRPRPMVEYIFDTARTVTDLVMAGVLTRHANLQVIVPHGGGAVPVLADRVNEFMSLFLPVEETPSLDAVQQLRGLYYDMAGTAFPRQVPALLGLVDPDRVLFGSDYCWTPPPLADAHIAAIDAAESPVDGTTWRSLTTANAQRLFPGTAR, encoded by the coding sequence ATGGCCTCCGGCCTCATCGACGTCCACGCCCACCTCCTGCCCGACTTCTACGTCCAGCAGGCGACAGCGGCGGGCCACGCCCACCCCGATGGCATGGGCGGCTGGCCGTCGTGGTCCGTGAAAGCGCACCTGGACCTGATGGATCGCAACGGCATCGAGACCGCGATGCTGTCCATGTCCTCCCCCGGCGTGCACTTCGGCGACGACAAGGCGGCCCGACTCCTCGCACGGCGCGTCAACGAGTACACCGCCGAACTGACCCGAGACCACCCCGGCCGCTTCGGCAACTTCGTGTCCCTCCCCCCGCCGGACGTGGATGCCTCGTTGGAGGAGATCGCCTTCGCCTACGACGAACTCGACGCCGACGGCGTGGCCCTGCTGACCCACACGCACGGTGTGTACCTGGGCGACCAGCGCCTCGAACCGGTCTTCGCGGAACTCGACCGCCGCCGGGCCGTGGTCTTCCTGCACCCCACCTCACCGGTGTGCTGGGAACAGTCAGCACTCGGCAGACCGCGGCCGATGGTCGAGTACATCTTCGACACGGCCCGCACCGTCACCGATCTGGTGATGGCGGGTGTCCTGACGCGTCATGCGAACTTGCAGGTGATCGTTCCGCACGGCGGGGGCGCGGTGCCCGTCCTGGCCGACCGTGTCAACGAGTTCATGAGTCTGTTCCTGCCTGTGGAGGAGACGCCCTCCCTCGATGCCGTGCAGCAACTACGCGGCCTGTACTACGACATGGCGGGCACCGCCTTCCCACGCCAAGTCCCGGCGCTGCTCGGGCTCGTCGATCCGGACCGCGTACTGTTCGGGAGCGACTACTGCTGGACGCCTCCCCCGCTGGCCGACGCCCACATCGCGGCGATCGACGCGGCCGAGTCACCGGTGGACGGAACCACGTGGCGGTCCCTGACGACGGCCAACGCCCAGCGCCTGTTCCCAGGGACGGCGCGGTGA
- a CDS encoding inositol monophosphatase, translating to MNTVMPFDAGTTLMSDVTAAVKTAGVTLRDRHTSYARGVSLDEVVGEIHANDDAVLDVLREPLLRARPGSQWAEDELAGGALPPGEWWVVDPAEGNINHVHGMDDWAVTATLVRDNQPVLTVVHLPLTGDTYTAVAGGGARLNDRPLKVSAKTDLGAALIGTGQAKPGEDERTFRRIGGSVTAMLINGLVVRVSVPATMQLIHVAAGRMDAFWQFSDVRSGLVAGALLVSEAGGTVTDLTGDPWNTGSRDFLAAAPGLHSAALKVLSPIA from the coding sequence ATGAACACAGTCATGCCTTTCGACGCCGGTACGACGCTCATGTCCGACGTGACAGCCGCGGTGAAGACCGCCGGCGTCACATTGCGCGACCGCCACACCTCGTACGCCCGGGGTGTGAGTCTGGACGAGGTCGTGGGCGAGATCCACGCCAACGACGACGCGGTGCTGGACGTGCTGCGAGAGCCGCTGCTGCGGGCCCGGCCGGGGTCGCAGTGGGCCGAGGACGAGCTGGCCGGCGGTGCGCTCCCGCCCGGGGAGTGGTGGGTCGTCGACCCCGCCGAGGGCAACATCAACCACGTCCACGGCATGGACGATTGGGCCGTCACCGCCACCCTGGTCCGCGACAACCAGCCGGTACTCACCGTCGTCCACCTGCCGCTGACCGGCGACACCTACACCGCGGTCGCCGGCGGCGGGGCCCGCCTCAACGACCGGCCCCTGAAGGTGTCCGCCAAGACCGACCTGGGCGCGGCGCTCATCGGCACCGGCCAGGCCAAGCCCGGCGAGGACGAGCGCACCTTCCGGCGGATCGGTGGCTCCGTCACCGCGATGCTCATCAACGGGCTGGTCGTGCGGGTGTCCGTTCCCGCCACGATGCAGCTCATCCATGTCGCCGCCGGACGCATGGACGCGTTCTGGCAGTTCTCCGACGTCCGCTCCGGACTGGTCGCCGGCGCCCTGTTGGTCTCCGAGGCCGGAGGCACCGTCACCGACCTGACGGGCGACCCCTGGAACACCGGCAGCCGCGACTTCCTGGCCGCCGCCCCCGGCCTCCACAGCGCCGCCCTCAAGGTCCTCTCGCCCATCGCCTGA
- a CDS encoding aldo/keto reductase gives MIAVLRGAVDRGVTFFDTAEVYGPYVNEELVGEALAPVRDQVVIATKFGFRIENGASVGLDSRPERIRAVATASLERLGVERIDLFYQHRVDPEVPIEDVAGTVAELVQEGKVRSFGLSEASAETIRRAHSVHPVTAVQSEYSLWTRDPEPQVLPTCAALGIGFVPFSPLGKGFLTGAVDASTSFADGDVRTTIPRFTAENRAANQALVEHISALARAKDATPGQVALAWLLARHPSIVPIPGTRRIARIEENIGATRLPLSADELADLNELAGRVGVQGDRYNEHHMSLVDK, from the coding sequence ATGATCGCCGTGCTCCGTGGCGCCGTCGACCGAGGGGTCACGTTCTTCGACACCGCTGAGGTGTACGGCCCGTACGTCAACGAGGAGCTCGTCGGCGAGGCCCTCGCTCCGGTCCGTGACCAAGTGGTGATCGCCACGAAGTTCGGATTCCGCATCGAGAACGGTGCCTCGGTCGGACTCGACAGCCGGCCCGAGCGGATCCGTGCCGTCGCCACGGCCTCCCTCGAACGGCTCGGGGTCGAGAGGATCGACCTGTTCTACCAGCACCGCGTGGATCCCGAGGTACCGATCGAAGACGTCGCCGGCACGGTGGCCGAGCTCGTGCAGGAGGGCAAGGTCCGCTCCTTCGGGCTTTCGGAGGCCAGTGCGGAGACCATCCGACGTGCTCACTCGGTCCACCCGGTGACGGCAGTGCAGAGCGAGTACTCACTGTGGACCCGGGATCCCGAGCCGCAGGTCCTGCCGACGTGCGCGGCGCTCGGGATCGGCTTCGTACCCTTCAGCCCGCTCGGCAAGGGGTTCCTGACCGGAGCAGTGGACGCGTCGACGTCTTTCGCGGACGGCGACGTCCGCACGACGATTCCACGGTTCACGGCCGAGAACCGAGCGGCGAACCAGGCTCTCGTCGAGCACATCTCAGCGCTCGCGCGGGCCAAGGACGCCACACCGGGGCAGGTCGCGCTCGCCTGGCTGCTCGCGCGGCATCCGTCGATCGTCCCGATTCCCGGAACGCGGCGCATCGCGCGTATCGAGGAGAACATCGGCGCCACCCGGCTGCCGCTCTCCGCCGACGAACTGGCGGACCTCAACGAACTGGCCGGCCGGGTCGGGGTGCAGGGAGACCGCTACAACGAGCACCATATGTCGCTGGTCGACAAGTGA
- a CDS encoding Na+/H+ antiporter encodes MLGLELVVALGAAVLLGNVLGRRFHVAPPVVLLVVGALLGLVPAVRQTQLPPEVVLLLFLPVLLYWESLTTSMREIRTNLRGIVLLSTVLVILTAGAVAVAGHALGLAWGPAWALGAAVAPTDATAVSALAGSLPRRQITVLRAESLVNDGTALVIYGLAVGITVGEEHLTLPHVGALFLLAYGGGAAVGVAVAWINMNLRRRLDDPLLGNLVMILAPFTAYLLAELIHASGVLAVVVSGLIMAQVAPSLIRAEHRRQALAFWPLATFIINGTLFVLVGVELQYALRHLSRSDLRDALIAIGVVSVVLVAVRFAFLFSSAYLIRAIDRRPEQRLRRMSHRARVVSGLAGFRGSVSLAVALSVPETLDSGAPFPDRAFIVFVTSGVIVVTLVVQGLLLPGVVRWARLPRDTSVDEEEVLAETKATEEAIEALPQLAAELGTTPKVMEWLRQEYEAHLATVRAKGAGSDGDPALLHNRHYTDLRLALIARRRATVVRLRDEREIDDTVLRRLQATLDNEEVRLAGREQVE; translated from the coding sequence ATGCTCGGTCTCGAACTCGTCGTCGCCCTGGGCGCGGCCGTACTGCTGGGCAACGTCCTGGGCCGGCGCTTCCACGTCGCGCCGCCCGTCGTGCTGCTCGTCGTGGGCGCGCTGCTCGGTCTCGTCCCGGCCGTCCGCCAGACCCAACTCCCGCCCGAAGTAGTGTTGTTGCTCTTCCTCCCCGTGCTGTTGTACTGGGAGAGCCTGACCACGTCCATGCGGGAGATCCGGACGAACCTGCGCGGCATCGTCCTGCTCAGCACGGTCCTGGTGATCCTCACCGCGGGGGCCGTGGCGGTCGCCGGGCACGCCCTCGGACTGGCCTGGGGACCGGCGTGGGCACTGGGCGCGGCCGTGGCTCCCACCGACGCCACAGCGGTCAGCGCCCTGGCCGGCTCCCTGCCGCGCCGTCAGATCACCGTGCTCCGAGCGGAGAGCCTCGTCAACGACGGCACCGCGCTGGTCATCTACGGCCTGGCGGTCGGCATCACCGTCGGCGAGGAGCACCTCACCCTGCCGCACGTCGGAGCGCTGTTCCTGCTGGCATACGGCGGCGGGGCCGCGGTCGGCGTGGCGGTCGCCTGGATCAACATGAACCTGCGACGCCGCCTGGACGATCCCCTGCTCGGCAATCTCGTCATGATCCTGGCGCCGTTCACGGCGTATCTGCTCGCGGAACTGATTCACGCCTCCGGTGTCCTGGCGGTCGTCGTGAGCGGGTTGATCATGGCCCAGGTGGCACCGAGCCTCATCCGGGCCGAGCACCGGCGCCAGGCACTGGCCTTCTGGCCGCTGGCCACGTTCATCATCAACGGCACGCTGTTCGTCCTGGTAGGAGTGGAACTCCAATACGCGCTCCGGCACCTGAGCCGGTCGGATCTCCGAGACGCCCTGATCGCGATCGGCGTGGTCAGCGTGGTGCTGGTCGCGGTCCGGTTCGCCTTCCTGTTCTCCTCCGCCTACCTGATCCGCGCCATCGACCGGCGTCCCGAGCAGCGGCTGCGGAGAATGAGTCACCGGGCGCGTGTCGTCAGCGGGTTGGCCGGCTTCCGGGGCTCGGTGTCGCTCGCCGTGGCGCTCTCGGTACCGGAGACCCTCGACTCCGGCGCTCCGTTCCCCGACCGCGCCTTCATCGTCTTCGTCACCTCCGGCGTCATCGTGGTGACCCTCGTGGTGCAGGGACTGCTGCTGCCCGGCGTGGTGCGCTGGGCCCGGCTGCCGCGCGACACGTCCGTCGACGAGGAAGAGGTACTCGCCGAGACGAAGGCGACCGAGGAAGCCATCGAGGCCCTGCCCCAACTCGCTGCCGAACTGGGCACCACCCCGAAGGTCATGGAGTGGCTGCGCCAGGAGTACGAGGCCCACCTGGCGACCGTACGGGCCAAAGGCGCTGGTTCCGACGGCGATCCCGCCCTGCTCCACAACCGCCACTACACCGACCTCCGCCTCGCCCTGATCGCCCGCAGACGCGCCACCGTCGTACGCCTGCGCGATGAGCGAGAGATCGACGACACCGTGTTGCGCCGGCTCCAGGCCACCCTGGACAACGAAGAGGTCCGGCTGGCCGGACGCGAGCAGGTGGAGTGA
- a CDS encoding NAD(P)-binding domain-containing protein, whose translation MTSIGILGAGRVGTHLAGKLSAAGHHVTLGVRNPEDTAARTAGPAPRIALADQRTTARTADIVINATPGDSSLDRLTDLRTDLAGKILIDVSNATRDDSDGLPGDLCYPGSSLAEKLQAALPDTHVVKTLNTMLFTVMTAPETLATPPTAYLSGDDEHAKKTVTGLLGDLGWQPERIEDLGDITTARATEAMILVVPHILRRHGFKPFAVSLAR comes from the coding sequence ATGACCAGCATCGGCATCCTGGGCGCCGGCCGCGTCGGCACCCACCTCGCCGGCAAGCTCTCCGCAGCCGGACACCATGTCACCCTCGGTGTCCGGAACCCCGAAGACACCGCCGCCCGCACCGCCGGTCCCGCCCCGCGGATCGCCCTCGCCGACCAGCGCACCACCGCCCGCACCGCGGACATCGTGATCAACGCGACGCCCGGCGACAGCTCCCTGGACCGCCTCACCGACCTGCGCACCGACCTCGCCGGCAAGATCCTCATCGACGTCTCCAACGCCACCCGCGACGACAGTGACGGCCTGCCCGGCGACCTGTGCTATCCCGGCAGCAGCCTCGCCGAGAAGCTCCAGGCAGCGCTCCCCGACACCCATGTGGTCAAGACCCTCAACACCATGCTTTTCACGGTCATGACCGCTCCGGAAACCCTGGCCACCCCACCGACCGCCTACCTCTCGGGCGACGACGAACACGCGAAGAAGACCGTCACCGGCCTGCTCGGCGACCTGGGCTGGCAGCCCGAACGGATCGAGGACCTCGGCGACATCACCACGGCCCGCGCCACCGAGGCCATGATCCTGGTCGTACCGCACATTCTGCGCCGACACGGCTTCAAGCCCTTCGCGGTCTCCCTCGCGCGCTGA
- a CDS encoding saccharopine dehydrogenase NADP-binding domain-containing protein gives MGSGQLVTVFGAYGHTGRFVVAELAARGFVPVLSGRNAQTLEELAHEHGLEARVASVDDPASLDRALAGTAAVINCAGPFASTVGPVIEAALRAKIPYLDVAAELEANLDTFAHYRERARDAGAVIVPAMAFFGGLGDLLATAAMGDWTEADEAHIAYALSNWHPTAGTRLSGAVSRERRGAHRLRYSGGRWEHRTDAAPVLEWTFPEPMGPRPVIGEFTMADVVTVPQHLSIPDVTTYMTAEAARDVTAPHTPAPTATDEIGRSNQTFLVDVVVRSGGAERRATAGGQDIYAVTAPLVSEALERVLTGRTKAVGVVSAGEIFDAPDFLHALAPHITLDLVLV, from the coding sequence ATGGGGTCAGGTCAGCTGGTGACGGTGTTCGGCGCGTACGGTCACACCGGGCGGTTCGTGGTCGCGGAGCTGGCCGCGCGCGGGTTTGTCCCGGTCCTGTCCGGGCGCAATGCGCAGACGTTGGAGGAACTTGCCCACGAGCACGGGCTGGAGGCCCGGGTGGCGTCGGTCGACGACCCGGCCTCGCTGGACCGGGCCCTGGCGGGAACGGCGGCGGTCATCAACTGCGCCGGCCCCTTCGCCTCGACCGTCGGCCCCGTGATCGAGGCCGCGCTCCGCGCGAAGATCCCTTATCTGGACGTGGCCGCCGAGCTCGAGGCCAACCTCGACACCTTCGCCCACTACCGCGAGCGGGCCCGAGACGCGGGAGCGGTGATCGTCCCGGCCATGGCCTTCTTCGGCGGCCTCGGCGACCTCCTGGCCACCGCGGCGATGGGCGACTGGACCGAGGCCGACGAGGCGCACATCGCCTACGCGCTCAGCAACTGGCACCCCACCGCCGGTACCCGGCTCTCAGGCGCGGTCTCCCGCGAGAGACGCGGCGCCCACCGCCTGCGCTACAGCGGCGGACGGTGGGAACACCGCACCGACGCCGCGCCCGTCCTGGAATGGACCTTCCCGGAACCGATGGGCCCCCGGCCGGTGATCGGGGAGTTCACGATGGCGGACGTCGTCACCGTCCCCCAGCACCTCTCCATCCCCGACGTGACCACCTACATGACCGCCGAGGCGGCCCGAGACGTCACCGCCCCACACACGCCGGCCCCGACGGCCACCGACGAGATCGGGCGCTCGAACCAGACCTTCCTCGTCGACGTCGTCGTCCGCTCCGGCGGAGCCGAACGCCGGGCCACGGCCGGCGGCCAGGACATCTACGCCGTCACCGCGCCCCTCGTCAGCGAGGCCCTCGAGCGCGTCCTGACCGGCCGTACCAAGGCCGTCGGCGTCGTCTCCGCCGGCGAGATCTTCGACGCCCCCGACTTCCTGCACGCGCTCGCACCGCACATCACACTCGACCTGGTTTTGGTCTGA
- a CDS encoding LacI family DNA-binding transcriptional regulator — MQDVADAAGVSVGTVSNVLNHPAKVSPATAERVREAISRLGFVRNDAARSLVSGSTNSVGMVLADIENSLFIDMTHGAQDAARAVGQKLLLANTACDMALQDDYLDLFDESRVTGVLLAPMEDSTAGIARIRSHGRQVVLLNYSPKPGTCCSVLVNNEHVGYLAARHLIDTGRTRLAYVVAHDHYQPVRDRRRGVRAAVEEAGPGVTLEEIDSVGLTTSHGHVVGQDLARRAPGDLPDGLVVVTDELANGIIHELHTVAGIRVPDQVAVVGCENNRAAGGAAVPLTAVDMPGRMMGREAIRLLMDEVASGEQHRHATVVLEPELIVRASAPR; from the coding sequence ATGCAGGACGTCGCCGACGCCGCAGGCGTCTCGGTGGGCACCGTCTCCAACGTGCTGAACCATCCGGCGAAGGTGAGCCCAGCGACGGCCGAGCGGGTCCGCGAAGCCATCAGCCGTCTGGGTTTCGTGCGCAACGACGCGGCACGGTCGCTGGTGTCGGGCTCGACCAACAGCGTCGGCATGGTGCTCGCCGACATCGAGAACTCCCTGTTCATCGACATGACGCACGGCGCCCAGGACGCCGCCCGCGCGGTCGGCCAGAAACTCCTGCTCGCGAACACGGCGTGCGACATGGCGCTTCAGGACGACTACCTGGACCTGTTCGACGAGTCCCGGGTGACCGGCGTGCTGCTGGCCCCCATGGAGGACTCCACTGCCGGCATCGCGCGCATCCGTTCGCACGGGCGCCAGGTCGTGCTCCTCAACTACTCCCCCAAGCCGGGCACATGCTGTTCGGTGCTGGTCAACAACGAGCACGTCGGATATCTGGCGGCCCGCCATCTCATCGACACGGGGCGCACACGACTGGCCTATGTGGTCGCGCACGACCACTACCAGCCGGTGCGCGACAGACGCAGGGGCGTACGGGCGGCGGTCGAGGAGGCGGGCCCCGGCGTCACGCTGGAGGAGATCGACAGTGTCGGCCTGACGACATCCCATGGCCATGTGGTCGGGCAGGATCTCGCACGGAGAGCGCCCGGCGATCTGCCGGACGGCCTCGTTGTCGTCACCGATGAACTGGCCAATGGCATCATCCACGAACTGCACACCGTGGCAGGAATCCGCGTGCCCGACCAGGTCGCCGTCGTGGGGTGCGAGAACAACCGAGCGGCTGGCGGCGCGGCGGTTCCGCTGACCGCGGTGGACATGCCGGGCCGGATGATGGGGCGGGAAGCGATCCGGCTATTGATGGACGAGGTGGCCTCGGGCGAGCAGCACCGTCATGCCACCGTCGTGCTGGAGCCCGAGCTCATCGTCCGCGCCAGCGCGCCGCGCTGA
- a CDS encoding helix-turn-helix domain-containing protein — protein MTAVALAITDGMLHYELSVAVEVFGTDLTHIVDPWYDFSLCGSGPVHVGRFRLEPDHGFEHLVHADTVIVPGWADTDRDPPAELVEAVRAAHAAGARVASLCTGAFVLGAAGLLDGRRATTHWGHTRELARRHPAATVDPDVLYVDNGDVLTSAGKAAAMDLCLHLVRLDHGSASANKIARRLVVPPHRDGGQAQFIATPLPAEGNHPLGELFPWALERLDQPLTVEDLARQARMSSRHLGRHFKHLTGTTPLQWLHTQRIRHAQELLETTDATVDTIATAAGMGTATTLRRHFHRSVGVPPDTYRRTFRP, from the coding sequence ATGACCGCTGTTGCACTGGCCATCACCGACGGCATGCTCCACTACGAACTGTCCGTGGCCGTCGAGGTCTTCGGAACCGACCTGACACACATCGTGGACCCCTGGTACGACTTCTCCCTCTGCGGGAGCGGTCCGGTGCACGTGGGCCGCTTCCGCCTGGAACCCGATCACGGATTCGAGCACCTCGTGCACGCGGACACAGTGATCGTCCCTGGCTGGGCCGACACCGACCGCGACCCGCCCGCCGAGCTGGTCGAGGCGGTGCGTGCGGCCCACGCGGCCGGTGCCCGCGTGGCCTCACTGTGCACGGGCGCCTTCGTCCTGGGCGCGGCAGGACTGCTCGACGGCAGGCGCGCCACCACGCACTGGGGCCACACGCGGGAACTGGCCCGGCGTCACCCGGCGGCCACCGTCGATCCGGACGTCCTCTACGTCGACAACGGCGACGTCCTCACCTCCGCGGGCAAGGCCGCCGCCATGGACCTGTGCCTGCACCTGGTCCGCCTCGACCACGGCTCGGCGAGCGCCAACAAGATCGCCCGACGCCTGGTCGTCCCACCCCACCGCGACGGCGGCCAGGCCCAGTTCATCGCCACCCCCCTCCCCGCCGAAGGCAACCACCCCCTGGGTGAGCTCTTCCCCTGGGCGTTGGAGCGGCTGGACCAGCCGCTGACCGTGGAGGACCTGGCCCGCCAGGCCCGTATGAGCTCACGCCACCTCGGCCGCCACTTCAAGCACCTCACCGGCACCACGCCACTGCAATGGCTCCACACCCAGCGCATTCGCCACGCCCAGGAACTGCTGGAGACCACCGACGCCACCGTGGACACCATCGCAACGGCCGCCGGCATGGGCACCGCAACCACCCTGCGCCGCCACTTCCACCGCAGCGTCGGCGTCCCACCCGACACCTACCGCCGCACCTTCCGGCCCTGA
- a CDS encoding DUF2255 family protein produces MTTWTSGELNLIAKADELEMAPRRGDGTLRRPVPIWVVRDGDELYVRSFRGTSGGWWRTARTTHEGHIRSGGVDKDVTFVEVTDSETNDRIDTAYRTKYGRFGDAYVDPMVAARSTTLRLIPR; encoded by the coding sequence ATGACGACATGGACGAGCGGCGAGCTCAACCTCATCGCCAAGGCCGACGAGTTGGAGATGGCGCCGCGCCGCGGTGACGGCACCCTGCGGCGGCCGGTGCCGATCTGGGTCGTCCGCGACGGTGACGAGCTGTACGTCCGCTCCTTCCGAGGTACCAGCGGCGGCTGGTGGCGCACGGCGCGCACCACCCACGAAGGGCACATCCGCTCCGGCGGCGTCGACAAGGACGTCACCTTCGTCGAGGTGACGGACTCCGAGACCAACGACCGCATCGACACCGCGTACCGCACCAAGTACGGCCGCTTCGGCGACGCGTACGTCGACCCCATGGTCGCCGCACGCTCGACCACCCTGCGGCTGATCCCCCGATGA
- a CDS encoding LysR family transcriptional regulator, whose product MHLDLNLLTALDALLEEGSVAGAAARLHVTAPAMSRSLGRIRKATGDQILVRTGRSMVPTTRALAMRAEVHALVQQAHHLLSAQQELDLAALDRVFTVRWHDALTAACGTALTTAVHQQAPGVRLRLSAEPGSDDAELRRGEVDLESSSSVPTLPDIRHRLVGKDRLIVAARPGHPLTTGPLTLERYAAAEHLTVSRRGSLRDPIDDALTTRGLQRRVVAVGPTAAFALQLALDTDLIVTLPDAVTHTAREQLGLATLPPPIPLPDVPLYLLWHQRYDNDRAHTWLRDLATETVKALFSPSRSSMSSSDRTSPATNPEPEPEVAPTAT is encoded by the coding sequence ATGCACTTGGATCTGAACCTGCTCACAGCCCTTGATGCCCTGCTGGAAGAGGGCAGCGTCGCCGGCGCGGCAGCACGCCTCCACGTCACCGCGCCCGCGATGAGCCGCTCCCTGGGCCGCATCCGCAAGGCCACCGGTGACCAGATCCTGGTCCGCACCGGCCGCAGCATGGTCCCCACCACACGCGCGCTGGCCATGCGCGCCGAGGTCCACGCCCTCGTGCAGCAGGCCCACCACCTTCTGTCCGCACAACAGGAACTCGACCTGGCGGCTCTGGACCGGGTGTTCACCGTGCGCTGGCACGACGCCCTGACCGCCGCATGCGGCACCGCCTTGACCACGGCCGTCCACCAGCAGGCCCCCGGCGTCCGGCTGCGCCTGTCCGCCGAACCAGGGTCGGACGACGCCGAGTTGCGCCGGGGTGAGGTCGACCTCGAATCAAGCTCCAGCGTTCCGACGCTCCCCGACATCCGCCACCGCCTCGTGGGCAAGGACCGGCTGATCGTCGCCGCCCGCCCAGGCCACCCGCTCACGACAGGTCCGCTGACCCTCGAGCGTTACGCGGCCGCCGAACACCTCACCGTTTCGCGGCGCGGAAGCCTGCGCGACCCGATCGATGACGCCCTGACCACACGCGGCCTCCAACGACGCGTCGTCGCCGTGGGACCCACCGCCGCCTTCGCACTGCAACTCGCCCTCGACACCGACCTGATCGTCACCCTCCCCGACGCGGTCACCCACACGGCCCGGGAACAACTCGGCCTGGCCACCCTGCCGCCGCCAATCCCCCTGCCCGACGTACCCCTGTACCTCCTGTGGCACCAGCGCTACGACAACGACCGCGCCCACACCTGGCTGCGAGACCTGGCCACCGAAACCGTCAAAGCACTGTTCAGCCCGTCCCGCTCTTCGATGTCGAGCAGTGACAGAACGTCCCCTGCCACAAACCCCGAGCCGGAACCGGAAGTTGCACCCACAGCCACATGA